The Clostridium chauvoei genome has a window encoding:
- a CDS encoding N-acetylmuramoyl-L-alanine amidase family protein — MKNINFDNISIEFNNSILITDKIKFNNNEIFKDAELVKGEKPTLKLSFKNKDGYYGHLANYDDEGNLIIKFRKKVKSIKDLKVVIDSGHGLIENGINDPGALGFNNINEHDINVKIAEQVKNELVEKGATVVILDTSNKFYSLGERPEEAAKMDADLFISIHNNSGGSGEFNANEVYYNKPFSKALALQINKEILSVYKNDLFGGNEDKYNRGTKWDYYTVILEEHCPSVLVEVGYVDNEVSFNKLIDPLYQEKLGKAIASGIEKYININ, encoded by the coding sequence GTGAAAAATATTAATTTTGATAATATATCAATTGAATTTAATAATAGTATTTTAATAACTGATAAAATTAAATTTAATAATAATGAAATATTTAAAGATGCGGAATTAGTTAAAGGAGAAAAACCAACTTTAAAATTAAGTTTTAAAAATAAAGATGGATATTATGGACATCTAGCTAATTATGATGACGAAGGAAATTTAATAATTAAATTTAGAAAAAAAGTTAAATCAATAAAAGATTTAAAGGTTGTTATAGATTCAGGACATGGATTAATTGAAAATGGAATAAATGATCCAGGTGCATTAGGTTTTAATAATATAAATGAACACGACATAAATGTAAAAATAGCAGAGCAAGTTAAAAATGAATTAGTAGAAAAGGGAGCTACAGTAGTTATTTTAGATACTAGTAATAAATTTTATAGTTTAGGAGAGAGACCAGAAGAAGCAGCAAAAATGGATGCAGATTTATTTATATCAATTCATAATAATTCAGGAGGTTCTGGAGAGTTTAATGCAAATGAAGTTTATTATAATAAGCCATTTTCAAAAGCATTAGCACTACAAATAAATAAAGAAATATTAAGCGTTTATAAAAATGATTTATTTGGAGGAAATGAAGATAAGTATAATAGGGGAACAAAGTGGGATTATTATACTGTTATTTTAGAAGAACATTGTCCTTCTGTATTAGTAGAAGTAGGTTATGTTGACAATGAAGTTTCTTTTAATAAATTAATTGACCCTTTATATCAAGAAAAACTAGGAAAAGCAATAGCTAGTGGAATAGAAAAATATATAAATATAAATTAA